The DNA segment ATCGCTGAACCTGTTCATCCCGGCGGATGTCGACAAATGGGATCTGATGATGCTGCACTTCCAAGCGTGGGAGAAAGGCATCAAGTCGCTCTATTATCTCCGGTCGAAATCGGTTCAACGCGCTGGCTTTGCTGGCGGCGTCGAAGCGGACAACACCGATGAGAAGCTGAAAATCGAACTGTCTGCGAACGCGGAACAGACCGATTATGAGGAATGCCTCAGTTGTCAGTAATAGGCCGCAAGTAAAACTCGATTTCAGCCTTTGGTTGATACCAAGATACTGCTCCGCAAAGCCCACCGCTTTGCGGAGCATTTCTTTAACCAAATTGGCTTACATCAATATACACTATGCAAGCTCGCCAATCTGATCGTGTGCCTTCTCGTGCAACTGGTTCGTGCAAAACCGCGCGCGGGCTCCAGTGGGATATTAAGATCGATGACCTTTCATTGGGTGGATGCCGAGTCGACGATCCGCGCCACGGTTTGGAATTGGGCAGTTTCATCAAAGTCTTGATCGCAGAGACCGGCCCGCATGACGCCGAAGTCGTATGGCGCCAAGGCGATCGTGTTGGGATGGAGTTTCTAAAACCCTTGCCCGAACGCGTCTTTAAATTGCTGTCATCGGAACAATGGTCTGCTGCGCGCGATGAATTCAAACGCGCCGCGTCCACATTGCCGATGCGCCGGGTTATCTGACAACACCTGCACCCGGCCGAGCCATTGCGCTGGTCACCCAAAAATCCCAATTCAAGCGTTCCAAAGGTTTGGTCAAAGCCGCCAAAAGGCGCGCATAAACTGATGCCCAATGCGGCATTCGATATGCCTTTGTGCGAGACCGGTTTCTTTGGATTGATAGAGCTGCGGCTCTTTTAGGGATCGTGGTTTAGCCGCCTCGACCGAAAGCGGGCTCTGCTTCGACAACTTCGACCCGGTTTCGACCCGCATCCTTACCGCTGTACAAAGCGGCGTCGGCCATTTCGATCAATTCTTCGCGAGGCAGCATCGCCGATGCCGGGGCCACACCCACGCCGATCGACGCCGTTATCAACGATCGGTCGCTTTCGCTGACGGGGGTGAGGACGGTGGCAATCGAGCGGCGGACGTCTTCGGCGACCGCGACGATCTCCTTCGAATCGCGCACACGCAAAGCGGCGACAAATTCTTCGCCGCCATATCGAGCCACAACGCCGCCCGCTTCGTCGAAAATATCGACCAGAGCCTTAGCTACCAATTTCAGACACGAATCGCCTGCCTGATGGCCGTGCGCATCGTTGAAGGATTTGAAGTGATCGAGATCAATCATCATCAAAGCAATCCGGTCATCGATCCGCCCATTGAACCCAGGGGCGACAATGTCCGTCTCAAATTGTCGTTCGAAGCTCCGTCGATTTGAGATTCCGGTCAATGGATCGGTCTCCGAAAGGGTGTGAAGCGCAGCGTTGGCTTCTAACAGTTCGCGCCCGGCGCATTGCGCGCGCAATGTCAGCAGGAAATTGCTTTGGCGCAGGCTTTCAAACTGCGACGCCACCGGAATTGTTGCCCCTGCAACCAGAGTGAAGAGGGCAATTGTATCCAAATGTTGAGTCGCAAAATCCACCCCGCCTAGGACCAACATCAACATCGCCACCACCAACGCGGACAAATCGAATATGATCAAACCGCGCAGCGAATAGGGCAGCATGACGTTGGCCAAACCGACGATCAATATCGTTGCGTTGATATAGCGTGGCGAAAGGTCCGGTGGCAGGTGGACGGCAAGGTGCACGACCACCGCGATAAACGCGATGGGCGATGCGCCCACGCAAAAGGCGAGCAAATTGGTCCAACCCCGTGTGCCAGCCATAAGGCCAAGCAACGTCAACGGAGCCACCGCCAACACCCGCAGCGCCACGCCTTCGGGCACCATCGCCGGATTGATCAAAACGTCGACCACGATCGTGGCGAGGCACG comes from the Erythrobacter sp. Alg231-14 genome and includes:
- a CDS encoding PilZ domain-containing protein; this translates as MQARQSDRVPSRATGSCKTARGLQWDIKIDDLSLGGCRVDDPRHGLELGSFIKVLIAETGPHDAEVVWRQGDRVGMEFLKPLPERVFKLLSSEQWSAARDEFKRAASTLPMRRVI
- a CDS encoding GGDEF domain-containing protein, translating into MEPLSPTGYASGDPIDLATAEERLALPEGIDSDLVEQIDQDGLPLRQWPAAVAELYHATVTSRLYQEGHFLFLLGLLTCLATIVVDVLINPAMVPEGVALRVLAVAPLTLLGLMAGTRGWTNLLAFCVGASPIAFIAVVVHLAVHLPPDLSPRYINATILIVGLANVMLPYSLRGLIIFDLSALVVAMLMLVLGGVDFATQHLDTIALFTLVAGATIPVASQFESLRQSNFLLTLRAQCAGRELLEANAALHTLSETDPLTGISNRRSFERQFETDIVAPGFNGRIDDRIALMMIDLDHFKSFNDAHGHQAGDSCLKLVAKALVDIFDEAGGVVARYGGEEFVAALRVRDSKEIVAVAEDVRRSIATVLTPVSESDRSLITASIGVGVAPASAMLPREELIEMADAALYSGKDAGRNRVEVVEAEPAFGRGG